In a single window of the Bradyrhizobium sp. ORS 285 genome:
- a CDS encoding amino acid ABC transporter substrate-binding protein, which yields MRTFRGGLLIGLAVAVLVAALAVTYEMYDTRTLKRTVRRGEVLCGVNAGLPGFSIPDDKGNWTGFDVDFCRAVAAAIFDDPKKAKFVPLDANERFKELQSRKVDILSRNTTWSMAREQNYDLYFPAVAYYDGQGFMVPRSRKLETALDLNGSKVCVQDSTTNALNVSDYFRANNMKYEEVKLPKLDDVLKAYDSGKCDTFTADVSQLYALRLVLTKPGDHDILPDLISKEPLAPVVRQRDDDWMMIVKWTLYAMINAEELGITSKNIDEALKSKKPDLMRLVGNEGTYGQDLGLSKDWAARIIRHVGNYGEVYERNVGSESKLKIPRGMNQLWNAGGIQYAPPIR from the coding sequence ATGCGCACTTTCCGAGGCGGCCTGCTGATCGGGCTCGCCGTTGCCGTGCTCGTCGCGGCGCTCGCCGTCACCTATGAGATGTACGACACCCGCACGCTGAAGCGCACCGTCCGCCGCGGCGAGGTGCTGTGCGGCGTCAATGCCGGCCTGCCCGGCTTCTCGATTCCCGACGACAAGGGCAACTGGACCGGATTCGACGTCGACTTCTGCCGCGCGGTCGCCGCGGCGATCTTCGACGATCCGAAGAAGGCGAAGTTCGTGCCGCTCGACGCCAATGAGCGCTTCAAGGAGCTGCAGAGCCGCAAGGTCGACATCCTCTCGCGCAACACCACCTGGTCGATGGCGCGCGAGCAGAACTACGACCTGTATTTCCCGGCGGTCGCCTATTACGACGGCCAGGGCTTCATGGTGCCGCGCTCGCGCAAGCTGGAGACCGCGCTCGACCTCAACGGCAGCAAGGTCTGCGTGCAGGACTCGACCACCAACGCGCTCAACGTGTCCGACTACTTCCGCGCCAACAACATGAAGTACGAGGAGGTCAAGCTGCCGAAGCTCGACGACGTCCTCAAGGCCTATGACAGCGGCAAGTGCGACACCTTCACCGCCGACGTCTCGCAGCTCTACGCGCTGCGGCTGGTGCTGACAAAGCCGGGCGATCACGACATCCTGCCCGACCTGATCTCCAAGGAGCCGCTCGCGCCGGTGGTCCGCCAGCGCGATGACGACTGGATGATGATCGTGAAGTGGACGCTGTACGCGATGATCAATGCCGAGGAGCTCGGCATCACCTCCAAGAACATCGACGAGGCGTTGAAGTCGAAGAAGCCGGACCTGATGCGGCTGGTCGGCAATGAGGGCACCTACGGCCAGGATCTCGGCCTGTCGAAGGACTGGGCGGCACGCATCATCCGCCACGTCGGCAATTACGGCGAAGTCTATGAGCGCAACGTCGGCAGCGAGTCGAAGCTGAAGATCCCGCGCGGCATGAACCAGCTGTGGAACGCCGGCGGCATCCAGTATGCGCCACCGATCAGGTGA
- a CDS encoding fasciclin domain-containing protein, with protein sequence MTLGFRSFVAGALMLGALSISATAARAADIVDTAVGAGQFKTLVAAAKAAGVVPVLKSKGPFTVFAPTDAAFAALPPGTVEDLLKPKNRGKLAAILKYHVIPGAVKAGDVAGKKLSVKTAQGQKVDVDGTMFGVQVNDAHVVQADIVASNGVIHVIDKVLLPPAKAPKHH encoded by the coding sequence ATGACGCTGGGATTCCGTTCGTTCGTTGCCGGCGCGTTGATGCTGGGCGCGCTCTCCATCTCCGCTACCGCCGCTCGCGCTGCCGATATCGTCGATACCGCCGTTGGCGCCGGCCAGTTCAAGACGCTGGTCGCCGCCGCGAAGGCTGCGGGTGTCGTGCCGGTGCTGAAGAGCAAGGGTCCGTTCACCGTGTTCGCGCCGACCGACGCGGCGTTCGCTGCGCTGCCGCCGGGCACGGTCGAGGATCTCCTCAAGCCGAAGAACAGGGGCAAGCTCGCCGCCATCCTGAAGTATCACGTGATCCCGGGCGCGGTGAAGGCGGGCGACGTCGCCGGCAAGAAGCTCAGCGTCAAGACCGCGCAGGGCCAGAAGGTCGACGTCGACGGCACGATGTTCGGCGTGCAGGTCAACGACGCGCACGTCGTGCAGGCCGACATCGTGGCTTCGAACGGCGTCATCCACGTCATCGACAAGGTGCTGCTGCCGCCGGCCAAGGCGCCGAAGCATCACTGA
- a CDS encoding acyl-CoA dehydrogenase family protein, protein MPLLLTEEQSMLRDSARGLISDHAPVAHLRKLRDTRDETGFSRELWATFAEMGFAGLLVPEEHGGSGLGAVEAGVVMEEIGRTLMPSPFLATAVLSASALARAGSAAQKSEYLPKIASGKLLAALALDEGAKHRPLHTSLQAVRSGNGFKLSGAKAMVVDGHVADLLLVVARSAGAPGERDGLALFLVDPRAKGVAIERTIMVDAHNAARITFDNVEVTADHVLGEVDGGAAVLGSVLDLGRGAVASEMVGLSEEVFGRTVAYLKERKQFGKAIGEFQALQHRAAQLYIEIEITRAAVLKALQALDADPAGAAAAVAVAKARAGATATRAVQEGVQMHGGMGMTDQFDIGFFMKRARVCEELLGDANYHAAQLAELRGY, encoded by the coding sequence ATGCCTCTCCTCCTCACCGAAGAACAATCCATGCTGCGCGACAGCGCGCGCGGTCTGATCTCCGATCACGCGCCGGTGGCGCATCTGCGCAAGCTGCGCGACACCAGAGACGAGACCGGCTTCTCCCGGGAGCTCTGGGCGACCTTCGCCGAGATGGGCTTTGCCGGCCTGCTCGTGCCGGAGGAGCACGGCGGCTCCGGGCTCGGCGCGGTCGAGGCCGGTGTCGTGATGGAGGAGATCGGCCGCACCTTGATGCCGTCGCCGTTCCTGGCGACGGCGGTGCTGTCGGCGTCGGCGCTGGCCCGCGCCGGCTCGGCGGCGCAGAAATCGGAGTATCTGCCGAAGATCGCCAGCGGCAAGCTGCTCGCGGCGCTCGCGCTCGATGAAGGCGCCAAGCATCGCCCGCTGCACACGTCGCTTCAGGCCGTGCGCTCCGGCAACGGTTTCAAGCTCAGCGGTGCCAAGGCGATGGTGGTCGATGGCCATGTCGCCGATCTGCTGCTGGTCGTCGCGCGCAGCGCCGGCGCGCCGGGCGAGCGCGACGGCCTGGCGCTGTTCCTGGTCGATCCCAGGGCCAAGGGCGTGGCAATCGAGCGCACCATCATGGTCGACGCGCACAACGCCGCGCGCATCACCTTCGACAATGTCGAGGTCACCGCCGATCACGTGCTGGGCGAGGTTGATGGCGGCGCGGCCGTGCTCGGCAGCGTGCTTGATCTCGGGCGCGGTGCCGTCGCCTCCGAGATGGTCGGCCTGAGCGAGGAGGTGTTCGGCCGCACGGTCGCCTATCTCAAGGAGCGCAAGCAGTTCGGCAAGGCGATCGGCGAATTCCAGGCGCTGCAGCACCGCGCCGCCCAGCTCTACATCGAGATCGAGATTACGCGCGCCGCCGTGCTCAAAGCGCTGCAGGCGCTCGATGCGGATCCTGCGGGTGCGGCCGCCGCCGTCGCCGTGGCCAAAGCCCGCGCCGGCGCCACCGCCACCCGTGCGGTGCAGGAGGGCGTGCAGATGCATGGCGGCATGGGCATGACCGACCAGTTCGACATCGGCTTCTTCATGAAGCGCGCGCGGGTGTGCGAGGAGCTGCTGGGGGATGCGAACTACCACGCGGCGCAGCTGGCGGAGCTGAGGGGCTACTAA
- a CDS encoding acyl-CoA dehydrogenase family protein, producing the protein MADLDTFRRETRAWLEANCPPEMRRPMTSDEDTFWGGRNAKFSSEPQRIWFERMRDKGWTVPHWPKEYGGGGLDGEEAKIVRQEMAAIGARAPITSFGISMLGPALLKYGTDAQKREHLPKITAGLIRWCQGYSEPNAGSDLASLQTRAESDGDDYIINGQKIWTSYANYADWIFCLVRTDPAAKKHDGISFILFDMTSKGVSTKPILLISGRSPFCETFFDNVRVPKVNVLGTVNRGWDVAKYLLQHERAMISGMGERGGSRPLGQVAADSVGSDAQGRLDDALLRAEIATFDVDEAALAAAAERMVDLAKAGQGHPAFSSAMKYYGTELNKRRHELLMSSGGIDALEWESARSHEGARPRAWLRTKANSIEGGTSEVMLGIVAKRILDLPGA; encoded by the coding sequence ATGGCCGATCTCGACACATTCCGCCGCGAAACGCGGGCTTGGCTGGAGGCGAACTGCCCGCCCGAAATGCGCCGGCCGATGACCTCGGACGAGGACACGTTCTGGGGCGGCCGCAACGCGAAATTCTCCTCCGAGCCGCAGCGCATCTGGTTCGAGCGCATGCGCGACAAGGGCTGGACCGTTCCGCACTGGCCGAAAGAATATGGCGGCGGCGGCCTCGATGGCGAGGAGGCCAAGATCGTGCGCCAGGAGATGGCCGCGATCGGCGCGCGTGCGCCGATCACCTCGTTCGGCATCTCGATGCTCGGACCGGCGCTGCTGAAATACGGCACCGACGCGCAGAAGCGCGAGCATCTGCCCAAGATCACCGCCGGTCTCATTCGCTGGTGCCAGGGCTATTCCGAGCCGAACGCCGGCTCCGATCTCGCCTCGCTGCAGACGCGCGCGGAGAGCGACGGCGACGACTACATCATCAACGGCCAGAAGATCTGGACGTCCTACGCCAACTACGCCGATTGGATCTTCTGCCTGGTGCGCACCGATCCCGCGGCGAAGAAGCATGACGGCATCAGCTTCATCCTGTTCGATATGACCTCGAAGGGCGTGTCGACCAAGCCGATCCTCCTGATCTCCGGCCGCTCGCCGTTCTGCGAAACCTTCTTCGACAATGTCCGCGTGCCCAAGGTTAATGTGCTCGGCACCGTCAACCGCGGCTGGGACGTCGCCAAATATCTGCTGCAGCACGAGCGCGCGATGATCTCCGGCATGGGCGAGCGCGGCGGCAGCCGTCCGCTCGGCCAGGTCGCGGCTGACTCCGTCGGCAGCGATGCGCAGGGCCGGCTCGACGATGCGCTGCTGCGCGCCGAGATCGCAACCTTCGATGTTGACGAGGCCGCGCTCGCCGCGGCCGCCGAGCGCATGGTCGATCTCGCCAAGGCCGGGCAGGGTCACCCGGCGTTCTCGTCGGCGATGAAGTATTACGGCACCGAGCTCAACAAGCGCCGCCACGAGCTCCTGATGTCATCGGGCGGCATCGACGCGCTGGAATGGGAGAGCGCGCGCTCGCACGAGGGCGCCCGGCCCCGCGCGTGGCTGCGCACGAAAGCGAACTCCATCGAAGGCGGCACCTCCGAGGTCATGCTCGGCATCGTCGCCAAGCGCATCCTCGATCTCCCGGGGGCGTAA
- a CDS encoding carboxymuconolactone decarboxylase family protein yields MRLKLLSPGEMSADQRQTYDESIASKRGSPPPPMMAWLNSPEMARHATRLGAFLRYDTVFPAALSEIAILVTARHWTAHYEWYAHKRLALAGGLDIKIIDDIRDRRTPAFSDAKAQMIYDVAKSLHEGHGLTDALYAEAIATLGERGLVEIIGLCGYYTMVSMTLNAFEFDLPEGEVSELK; encoded by the coding sequence ATGCGCCTGAAACTTCTTTCGCCTGGCGAAATGAGCGCTGACCAGCGCCAGACCTATGACGAATCGATCGCCAGCAAGCGCGGCTCGCCGCCGCCGCCGATGATGGCCTGGCTCAACAGCCCGGAGATGGCGCGGCATGCGACCCGGCTCGGCGCCTTCCTGCGCTATGACACGGTGTTTCCGGCTGCGCTGTCGGAGATCGCGATCCTGGTGACGGCACGGCATTGGACCGCGCATTACGAATGGTACGCGCATAAGCGGCTGGCGCTGGCGGGCGGTTTGGACATCAAGATCATCGACGACATCCGCGACCGCCGCACGCCGGCGTTTTCCGATGCCAAGGCGCAGATGATCTACGATGTCGCGAAGTCGCTGCATGAGGGACATGGGCTGACGGATGCGCTCTATGCCGAGGCGATCGCCACGCTCGGCGAACGCGGCCTGGTCGAGATCATCGGCCTGTGCGGCTACTACACGATGGTCTCGATGACGCTGAACGCGTTCGAGTTCGATCTGCCGGAGGGCGAGGTGTCGGAGTTGAAGTAG
- a CDS encoding MFS transporter, whose product MIDVTVTEDTSDDARARRNVARLAAAQALTGANSAVIFATGAIVGVTIAPNIGLATVPISMYVVGLAAGTLPTGAISRRYGRRAAFLIGTGCGAVTGVLGCLAILRGSFALFCLATFLGGLYGAVAQSYRFAAADGASAAFRPKAVSWVMAGGIFAGLLGPQLVQWTMDVWQPYLFAFSYLIQAAVALIAMGIVAGVDLPKPAAADLHVGRPLFEIVRQPRFIAAALCGTIAYPVMNLVMTSAPLAMQMCGLTVSDSNFGLQWHIVAMYGPSFFTGSLIARFGAPVIVAVGLALEAVAAIIGLSGLTAMHFWATLVALGVGWNFGFVGASALVLETHTSAERNKVQAFNDFLIFGLMALGSFSSGQLLAHFGWSAVNMVVFPPVLLGLCVLALVWSSKRRVAAEQG is encoded by the coding sequence ATGATCGACGTGACCGTGACCGAAGACACTTCCGATGATGCCCGCGCGCGCCGTAATGTCGCCCGCCTCGCTGCCGCTCAGGCGCTGACCGGCGCCAACTCGGCGGTGATCTTCGCCACCGGCGCAATCGTCGGCGTCACCATCGCCCCGAACATCGGGCTCGCGACCGTGCCGATCTCGATGTACGTCGTCGGCCTCGCGGCCGGCACCTTGCCGACCGGCGCGATCTCCCGCCGCTACGGCCGCCGCGCGGCGTTCCTGATCGGCACCGGCTGCGGCGCCGTCACCGGCGTGCTCGGCTGCCTCGCCATCCTGCGCGGCTCGTTCGCACTGTTCTGCCTCGCGACCTTCCTCGGCGGCCTCTACGGCGCCGTCGCGCAGTCCTATCGCTTCGCGGCTGCGGATGGCGCCAGCGCCGCGTTCCGGCCGAAGGCGGTGTCGTGGGTGATGGCCGGCGGCATCTTCGCCGGCCTGCTCGGTCCGCAGCTCGTGCAATGGACCATGGACGTCTGGCAGCCTTATCTGTTCGCCTTCAGCTATCTGATCCAGGCCGCGGTGGCGCTGATCGCGATGGGCATCGTCGCCGGCGTCGATCTGCCGAAGCCCGCGGCCGCCGATCTGCATGTCGGCCGGCCGCTGTTCGAGATCGTGCGCCAGCCGCGCTTCATCGCAGCGGCGCTGTGCGGCACCATCGCCTATCCCGTGATGAACCTGGTGATGACCTCCGCGCCGCTCGCGATGCAGATGTGCGGGCTCACGGTGTCGGATTCCAATTTCGGCCTGCAATGGCACATCGTCGCGATGTATGGCCCGAGCTTCTTCACCGGCTCGCTGATCGCCCGCTTCGGCGCTCCGGTCATCGTTGCCGTCGGGCTGGCGCTGGAAGCCGTCGCTGCGATCATCGGACTGTCGGGGCTGACCGCGATGCACTTCTGGGCCACGCTCGTGGCGCTCGGGGTGGGGTGGAATTTCGGCTTCGTCGGCGCCTCCGCGCTGGTGCTGGAGACGCATACCTCGGCCGAGCGCAACAAGGTGCAGGCGTTCAACGATTTCCTGATCTTCGGCCTGATGGCGCTGGGCTCGTTCTCGTCGGGCCAGCTGCTCGCGCATTTCGGCTGGTCGGCGGTGAACATGGTGGTATTCCCGCCGGTGCTGCTGGGGCTGTGCGTGCTCGCGCTGGTGTGGTCGTCGAAGCGGCGGGTGGCGGCGGAGCAGGGATAA
- a CDS encoding prolyl oligopeptidase family protein — protein sequence MSIDDRPTVAAPDDDPHLWLEDVEGERPLAFVAAQNQRTLAAFGGAGFERDRDTLAAIFDRPDNIPFVSRRGGRLYNQWKDAAHPRGLWRRTRLDEFRKAEPKWDVLLDIDRLAADEGEDWALNWVSTLPPIHERAILSLSRGGSDAVVLREFDLSTKRFVEGGFTLTEAKGSVDWLDQDTLLLSSAFGEGMATPSGYARTVRLWRRGEPVDAAKVIFTAENDQSVWVRADVDRGVTPARVWFTEGLDFFNHHLWLGDAQGARTRLDLPTDCWMTADGDWMAVKLRQPWTVGETAYPADVVLGIRLSAFLAGSRDFVRLFEPGPRRALQGLYWAGGRLVLSILDELRPQFELWTPSPQGWNCERLPGLPEIATVDVWRFDIEDTESNGDLLANVQDPLTPPSLQLIEGFGAPVILKRAPRTFTAEGYVVSRHEAVSVDGTSIPYTLTGPAEQTGDAPVYMSAYGGFGHTIRPSYNAALGKLWLERGGSLVEANIRGGGEFGTAWHDAGRYAGKRLAHDDFAAVAADLVRRGVTVPKRIGAQGGSNGGILITNMLVRYPERFGALFCTIPLIDMRRYTKLLAGASWIAEYGDPDKAEEWGWLQTYSAYHTAKPGQPYPPILIATTRRDDRVHPGHARKMTAKLQAMGYDSWFYEPAAGGHGYGTDNRERASFITLGVRFLARHVGLEMG from the coding sequence ATGTCAATCGACGATCGTCCCACCGTCGCGGCACCCGACGACGATCCGCATCTGTGGCTCGAGGACGTCGAGGGTGAGCGCCCGCTCGCCTTCGTCGCGGCACAGAACCAGCGCACACTCGCGGCGTTCGGCGGCGCGGGCTTCGAACGCGATCGCGACACGCTGGCGGCGATCTTCGATCGGCCGGACAACATCCCGTTCGTCAGCCGGCGCGGCGGGCGCCTCTACAATCAATGGAAGGACGCGGCGCACCCGCGCGGGCTGTGGCGCCGGACCAGACTGGACGAGTTCCGCAAAGCGGAGCCGAAATGGGACGTGCTGCTCGACATCGACCGTCTCGCCGCCGACGAAGGCGAGGACTGGGCGTTGAACTGGGTCTCGACCCTGCCGCCGATTCATGAGCGCGCGATCCTGTCACTGTCGCGCGGCGGCAGCGACGCGGTGGTGCTGCGCGAATTCGATCTCAGCACCAAGCGCTTCGTCGAGGGTGGCTTCACGCTCACCGAGGCCAAGGGCAGCGTCGATTGGCTCGACCAGGACACGCTGCTGCTGTCGAGCGCGTTCGGCGAGGGCATGGCGACGCCGTCGGGTTATGCGCGCACGGTGCGGCTGTGGCGGCGGGGCGAGCCGGTCGACGCAGCGAAGGTGATCTTCACCGCCGAGAACGACCAGTCGGTCTGGGTGCGCGCCGATGTCGATCGCGGTGTCACGCCGGCACGGGTGTGGTTCACCGAGGGGCTCGACTTCTTCAACCATCATCTCTGGCTCGGCGACGCCCAGGGCGCACGCACCAGGCTCGATCTGCCGACCGATTGCTGGATGACCGCGGATGGCGACTGGATGGCGGTGAAGCTGCGTCAGCCGTGGACAGTCGGCGAGACTGCCTATCCCGCCGATGTCGTGTTGGGCATCCGGCTGTCGGCGTTTCTGGCCGGCTCGCGCGACTTCGTTCGCCTGTTCGAGCCGGGCCCACGCCGCGCGCTGCAGGGCCTGTATTGGGCCGGTGGCCGGCTGGTGCTGTCGATCCTCGACGAGCTCCGGCCGCAATTCGAGCTGTGGACGCCGTCACCGCAGGGATGGAATTGCGAGCGGCTGCCGGGCTTGCCGGAGATTGCGACCGTGGACGTCTGGCGGTTCGACATCGAGGACACCGAGAGCAATGGCGACCTGCTCGCCAATGTCCAGGATCCGCTGACGCCGCCGTCGCTCCAGCTCATCGAGGGCTTTGGTGCGCCCGTCATCCTCAAGCGGGCGCCCCGCACCTTCACCGCCGAGGGCTATGTGGTGTCGCGACACGAGGCGGTCTCGGTCGACGGCACCAGCATTCCCTACACGCTGACCGGACCGGCCGAGCAGACCGGCGATGCGCCGGTGTATATGAGCGCCTATGGCGGCTTCGGCCATACCATTCGCCCCAGTTACAATGCTGCGCTCGGCAAGCTGTGGCTGGAGCGCGGCGGCAGCCTGGTCGAAGCCAACATCCGCGGCGGCGGCGAGTTCGGCACCGCCTGGCACGATGCCGGCCGCTATGCCGGCAAGCGGCTCGCGCATGATGATTTCGCTGCTGTTGCCGCCGATCTGGTCCGGCGCGGCGTCACCGTGCCGAAGCGCATCGGCGCGCAGGGCGGCTCGAATGGCGGCATCCTGATCACCAACATGCTGGTGCGCTATCCCGAGCGCTTCGGCGCGCTGTTCTGCACCATCCCGCTGATCGACATGCGCCGCTACACCAAGCTGCTCGCCGGCGCGAGCTGGATCGCGGAGTATGGCGATCCGGACAAGGCCGAGGAGTGGGGCTGGCTACAGACCTATTCGGCCTATCACACCGCCAAGCCCGGCCAGCCTTATCCGCCGATCCTGATCGCCACGACCCGGCGCGACGATCGCGTGCATCCCGGCCACGCGCGCAAGATGACGGCCAAGCTGCAGGCGATGGGCTACGACAGCTGGTTCTACGAGCCCGCCGCCGGCGGCCATGGCTACGGCACCGACAACCGCGAGCGCGCCAGCTTCATCACGCTGGGTGTGCGGTTTCTGGCCCGGCATGTGGGATTGGAGATGGGATAG
- a CDS encoding DUF938 domain-containing protein, whose translation MAEYVVEFGRDGRRVEPDGRLDAAAFHRNHQPIWAVLARLLDGRSGDVLEAGSGTGQHIVHFAAQRPDLIWWPSDYNDNHLASIAAWRTHAGLSNIRDAQRLDLSDPAWVGAFRAAGGPAQLAAIFCANVIHIAPWAVAEGLFAGAGEVLSPGGLLMLYGPFKRAGKHTAVSNAVFDTSLREGNPEWGVRDITDLDALGARNGLVLRETVEMPANNMILVFARIA comes from the coding sequence ATGGCGGAGTATGTCGTGGAGTTCGGCCGGGATGGCCGGCGCGTGGAACCGGACGGGCGGCTGGATGCGGCTGCGTTCCACCGCAACCACCAGCCGATCTGGGCCGTGCTGGCGCGGCTGCTCGACGGCCGCTCCGGCGACGTCCTGGAGGCCGGCAGCGGCACCGGCCAGCACATCGTGCATTTCGCCGCGCAGCGGCCCGATCTCATTTGGTGGCCGAGCGATTACAACGACAATCACCTCGCCAGCATCGCCGCCTGGCGTACGCACGCCGGTCTCTCCAACATCCGCGACGCCCAGCGTCTCGACCTGTCCGATCCGGCCTGGGTCGGCGCATTCCGGGCCGCCGGCGGACCGGCGCAGCTCGCCGCGATCTTCTGCGCTAACGTCATCCATATCGCGCCGTGGGCCGTGGCGGAGGGATTGTTCGCGGGAGCAGGCGAGGTGCTGTCGCCGGGCGGGCTGCTGATGCTCTATGGCCCGTTCAAGCGCGCCGGCAAGCACACCGCCGTCAGCAACGCCGTGTTCGATACGTCTCTGCGCGAAGGCAACCCGGAGTGGGGTGTCCGCGACATCACCGACCTCGACGCGCTCGGCGCGCGCAATGGCCTCGTCTTGCGCGAAACGGTGGAGATGCCCGCTAACAACATGATCCTGGTGTTCGCGCGAATTGCGTGA
- the soxX gene encoding sulfur oxidation c-type cytochrome SoxX, with translation MSPVAMSAAHAQSGAAEGQKLAFDRGKGNCLTCHEIKGGDLPGSIGPKLENLTGRYDRAELTAILNDETVRNPLTVMPPFGRNRILTEQEISAIVDFLQTL, from the coding sequence ATGTCTCCTGTTGCGATGTCCGCGGCTCACGCCCAGTCCGGCGCTGCCGAGGGCCAGAAGCTGGCTTTCGACCGCGGCAAGGGCAATTGCCTGACCTGCCACGAGATCAAGGGCGGCGATCTGCCGGGCTCGATCGGGCCGAAGCTCGAGAACCTCACAGGCCGGTATGACCGTGCCGAGCTGACCGCAATCCTCAACGACGAGACGGTCCGCAACCCGCTGACGGTGATGCCGCCGTTCGGCCGCAACCGCATCCTGACCGAGCAGGAAATCAGCGCCATCGTCGATTTCCTGCAGACCCTCTGA
- the soxY gene encoding thiosulfate oxidation carrier protein SoxY, with protein sequence MTASFGPVTSRRLILKGAGLVALIGLGNAVLHATPVFAATNDNKYPEDAFKQKNAGDAIKALYGRDHEASDKIKLDAPEIAENGGVVPIAVTTSLPNVTSISFIVAENPNALAASYKIPEGTVPAVANRLKMAKTSSVIALVESGGKLYSATKEVKVTVGGCGG encoded by the coding sequence ATGACTGCCTCGTTCGGCCCAGTGACCAGCCGCCGCCTGATCCTGAAGGGCGCCGGCCTCGTCGCGCTGATCGGCCTCGGCAATGCCGTGCTGCACGCAACGCCGGTATTCGCCGCCACCAACGACAACAAATATCCCGAAGACGCCTTCAAGCAGAAGAACGCGGGCGACGCGATCAAGGCGCTGTACGGCCGCGACCACGAGGCATCCGACAAGATCAAGCTGGATGCGCCTGAGATCGCCGAGAACGGCGGCGTGGTGCCGATCGCGGTAACGACGTCGCTGCCGAACGTCACCTCGATTTCATTCATCGTCGCCGAGAACCCGAACGCGCTCGCGGCATCCTACAAGATCCCCGAAGGCACCGTGCCGGCGGTGGCGAACCGGCTGAAGATGGCCAAGACCTCCAGCGTGATCGCGCTCGTCGAATCCGGCGGCAAGCTCTACAGCGCGACGAAGGAAGTGAAGGTCACCGTCGGCGGCTGCGGCGGCTAA
- the soxZ gene encoding thiosulfate oxidation carrier complex protein SoxZ, producing MASSIRVRAILNGDITEVQTLIQHPMDTGLVKDAKGEIIPAHYIQQLTFTHKDKTVFLADWGTAVSKDPYVKFGFKGAAKGDELKVSWVDNKGATDSLTATIQ from the coding sequence ATGGCATCGAGCATTCGCGTCCGCGCGATCCTGAACGGCGACATCACCGAGGTGCAGACCCTGATCCAGCACCCGATGGATACTGGCCTGGTCAAGGACGCCAAGGGCGAGATCATTCCGGCGCACTACATCCAGCAGCTCACCTTCACGCACAAGGACAAGACCGTGTTCCTGGCCGATTGGGGCACCGCGGTCTCCAAGGATCCCTACGTCAAGTTCGGCTTCAAGGGCGCGGCGAAGGGCGACGAGCTGAAAGTGAGCTGGGTCGACAACAAGGGCGCGACCGACAGCCTGACGGCGACGATCCAATGA
- the soxA gene encoding sulfur oxidation c-type cytochrome SoxA produces the protein MSALRLLLAVAAACGLCASAVAADKPDPAADAKAFQDYFVKKFPKVAFDDFVNGPYSMNADMRRQWEEKEQFPPYEFALEAGKEMFAKPFKNGKTYADCFPNGGIGIRQNYPYFDDKEGKVITLELALNRCREANGEPPYSYVKDEMASLTAYMAFTSRGKRFDIKIPDDPRALDAYEKGKEYFYTRRGQLNFSCASCHVQSPGERIRAEILAPALGILNAMPIYRSEWSGMGAISRRFVTCNSQTRAVPLEPQSDEYRNLEYYLSYVSNGLPVSGPGARP, from the coding sequence ATGAGCGCACTGCGCCTGCTCCTCGCTGTAGCGGCGGCGTGCGGTCTCTGCGCATCCGCGGTTGCCGCGGACAAGCCCGATCCGGCTGCCGACGCGAAGGCGTTCCAGGACTACTTCGTCAAGAAGTTCCCGAAGGTGGCGTTCGACGACTTCGTCAACGGCCCCTATTCGATGAACGCCGACATGCGCCGGCAGTGGGAGGAGAAGGAGCAATTCCCTCCTTACGAGTTCGCGCTCGAGGCCGGCAAGGAGATGTTCGCCAAGCCGTTCAAGAACGGCAAGACCTACGCCGACTGCTTCCCGAATGGCGGCATCGGCATCCGCCAGAACTATCCGTATTTCGACGACAAGGAAGGCAAGGTCATCACGCTCGAGCTTGCGCTGAACCGTTGCCGCGAGGCCAATGGCGAGCCGCCCTATTCCTACGTCAAGGACGAGATGGCCTCGCTGACCGCCTACATGGCGTTCACCTCGCGCGGCAAGCGCTTCGACATCAAGATCCCCGATGATCCGCGCGCGCTGGACGCCTATGAGAAGGGCAAGGAATATTTCTACACCCGCCGCGGCCAGCTGAACTTCTCCTGCGCGAGCTGCCACGTGCAGAGCCCGGGCGAGCGCATCCGCGCCGAGATCCTGGCACCTGCGCTCGGCATTCTCAACGCGATGCCGATCTACCGCTCCGAATGGAGCGGCATGGGCGCGATCAGCCGCCGCTTCGTCACCTGCAACAGCCAGACGCGCGCCGTGCCGCTGGAGCCGCAATCGGACGAGTATCGCAACCTCGAATACTATCTGTCCTACGTGTCGAACGGCCTGCCGGTTTCAGGACCGGGAGCGCGGCCATGA